The Bos indicus x Bos taurus breed Angus x Brahman F1 hybrid chromosome 25, Bos_hybrid_MaternalHap_v2.0, whole genome shotgun sequence genome has a window encoding:
- the LOC113883756 gene encoding olfactory receptor 2AE1 — protein MSHFISTSCFPGAEDGETWQRNQSSLADFVLEGLFDDSLAHLFLFSLTMVVFLIAVSGNSLTLLLICADPQLHTPMYLLLSQLSLMELMHVSTTIPKMATNYLSGQKSISFVGCATQHFLYLTLGGAECLLLAFMSYDRYVAICHPLRYSVLMNRKVTLMMAAMSWLGASLNSLIYTAILMHFPFCGPRQIHHFYCEFPAVVKLVCGDISVYEATVYISTLLLLLLPIVLISTSYVFILHSVIQMHGSKRNAFATCSSHLTVVSLWFGASIFSYMRPRSQRTPLQDKVGSVFYSIITPTLNPLIYTLRNKDVAKALRRVLGRDFIIKRLQVQLS, from the coding sequence ATGTCACATTTCATCTCCACTTCCTGTTTCCCAGGGGCTGAGGACGGGGAGACGTGGCAGAGGAATCAGTCCTCTCTGGCAGACTTCGTCCTAGAAGGGCTCTTTGATGACTCTCTTGCccaccttttccttttctccttgaccATGGTGGTCTTCCTTATTGCTGTGAGTGGCAACAGCCTCACCCTTCTTCTCATCTGTGCTGACCCCCAGCTCCACACACCCATGTACCTCCTCCTCAGCCAGCTCTCGCTCATGGAGCTGATGCATGTCTCCACCACAATCCCCAAGATGGCGACCAACTACCTCTCTGGCCAGAAGTCCATCTCCTTTGTGGGCTGTGCGACCCAGCACTTCCTCTATCTGACTCTGGGCGGTGCGGAGTGTCTTCTCCTAGCTTTCATGTCCTATGACCGCTACGTTGCCATCTGTCATCCACTGCGCTACTCTGTTCTCATGAACAGAAAGGTGACGCTAATGATGGCTGCCATGTCTTGGTTGGGAGCGTCCCTGAATTCCCTAATTTACACGGCAATCTTGATGCACTTCCCTTTCTGTGGGCCTCGACAAATCCACCACTTCTACTGTGAGTTTCCAGCTGTTGTGAAGTTGGTATGTGGAGACATCTCTGTGTACGAGGCCACAGTGTACATcagcaccctcctcctcctcctcctccccatcgtCCTGATTTCTACATCCTATGTCTTCATCCTCCACAGTGTCATTCAGATGCATGGGAGTAAGAGAAACGCCTTCGCCACTTGCAGCTCTCACCTCACTGTGGTTTCCCTCTGGTTTGGTGCTTCCATCTTCTCATATATGAGGCCCAGGTCCCAGCGCACTCCACTGCAAGACAAAGTCGGTTCTGTGTTCTACAGCATCATCACTCCCACATTGAATCCACTGATTTATACTCTCCGGAATAAGGATGTAGCTAAGGCTCTGAGGAGGGTTCTGGGGAGAGACTTTATCATTAAAAGATTGCAAGTGCAGTTGTCCTGA